Proteins from one Argopecten irradians isolate NY chromosome 15, Ai_NY, whole genome shotgun sequence genomic window:
- the LOC138308988 gene encoding uncharacterized protein — MRFRQSPAVFLVSLVVTYIATVNSYALQKTASDTLLDQHNADNPDVQMPMEKRAVPLSLNGDLRMLARMLFASQRRRRVDQYANVRQQMTELGKRNGNDPFGKVREDSIGNEQDSPELRVQHTKLRPAFSKFQEEESDALQNLHSISPMANLNGDDLQKRGQRLSINGALSSLADMLEASGRRRLAEELAVNKERLLKLGR; from the coding sequence ATGAGATTCCGCCAGAGTCCTGCAGTGTTTCTAGTGTCCTTAGTGGTGACGTACATTGCAACTGTGAATTCGTACGCTCTTCAAAAAACAGCGAGTGATACTTTGCTTGATCAACATAATGCTGATAACCCGGATGTTCAGATGCCCATGGAAAAACGAGCAGTGCCCCTTTCACTGAATGGTGATCTGCGCATGCTCGCCCGGATGTTGTTTGCATCACAGCGACGCCGGCGCGTTGACCAATATGCTAATGTTCGGCAGCAAATGACCGAACTCGGTAAGCGGAATGGAAATGATCCGTTCGGTAAGGTCAGAGAAGATTCAATAGGAAACGAGCAGGATTCGCCAGAACTTAGAGTACAACATACAAAACTCAGACCCGCATTTTCCAAGTTTCAAGAAGAAGAATCAGATGCTCTCCAAAACTTACATTCAATTTCCCCTATGGCGAATTTAAACGGCGATGATCTGCAGAAGAGAGGTCAACGGTTATCAATAAATGGCGCTCTATCGTCATTGGCCGATATGTTAGAAGCAAGTGGAAGGCGCCGCCTAGCGGAAGAACTCGCAGTCAACAAAGAAAGGCTACTCAAGTTAGGCCGCTAA
- the LOC138308956 gene encoding cathepsin B-like — MKFLAVLCVLVVASWAKPSDDLATLLTSDLDLMAKYINSVGTTWKAGENFRHVRKEDRVQYAKTMCGTLPTPEHMKLQEKHMHIPDDLPTNFDSRTQWPNCPTLKEVRDQGACGSCWAFGAVEAMSDRICIKSGGKSNFHISAEDLTSCCKTCGNGCNGGFLEAAWSYYERTGLVTGGQYNSKQGCQPYLVPSCDHHVVGKEQPCGKSQRTPKCSRKCEAGYNVTYEQDKHKGMAPYSLRSVEKIMTEIMTNGPVEAAFTVYSDFLTYKSGVYQHKTGNALGGHAIKLLGWGNEDGSDYWLVANSWNADWGDQGFFKILRGRDECGIESQVVAGEPKL; from the exons ATGAAGTTTCTGGCAGTTCTTTGTGTGTTGGTTGTGGCGTCATGGGCCAAGCCCAGCGACGACTTAGCCACTCTgttgacctctgaccttgaCCTGATGGCAAAGTATATCAACTCAGTCGGTACAACATGGAAG GCCGGTGAGAACTTCCGTCACGTTCGTAAGGAAGATCGAGTCCAGTACGCCAAGACAATGTGCGGAACGCTTCCGACTCCGGAACACATGAAACTCCAAGAAAAACACATGCACATTCCTGATGACCTTCCGACAAACTTTGACTCTAGAACACAGTGGCCAAACTGCCCGACCCTGAAGGAAGTTAGGGATCAGGGGGCCTGCGGGTCATGCTGG GCTTTCGGAGCTGTTGAAGCTATGTCTGACAGAATCTGTATCAAATCTGGAGGTAAATCAAACTTCCACATCTCCGCCGAGGACCTGACATCATGCTGCAAGACCTGTGGCAACGG ATGTAACGGCGGATTTCTCGAGGCTGCCTGGTCTTACTATGAACGTACTGGATTGGTAACTGGAGGACAATACAACAGCAAACAG GGATGCCAGCCCTACCTGGTACCGTCATGTGATCACCACGTGGTAGGAAAGGAACAGCCATGTGGGAAATCCCAGAGGACGCCCAAATGTTCCCGAAAATGTGAGGCCGGGTACAATGTCACTTATGAGCAGGACAAGCACAAGG GTATGGCTCCCTACAGTTTACGATCAGTTGAGAAGATCATGACTGAAATCATGACAAACGGTCCAGTCGAGGCTGCTTTCACTGTCTACTCAGATTTCCTCACTTACAAGTCAG GTGTTTACCAGCACAAGACAGGTAACGCCCTCGGAGGTCACGCTATCAAACTGCTAGGATGGGGAAATGAGGATGGCTCAGATTATTGGCTTGTTGCCAACTCCTGGAACGCAGATTGGGGTGACCAAG GTTTCTTCAAAATCCTACGAGGCCGTGACGAGTGTGGTATTGAATCCCAGGTCGTTGCTGGTGAACCAAAACTCTAA